From a single Bacillus sp. NEB1478 genomic region:
- a CDS encoding gamma-type small acid-soluble spore protein, with protein MDKQQQQQKQQQQAARQRQQNAQQAGQSYGTEFASETNAQQVQQQNQQSQQRKNQQ; from the coding sequence ATGGACAAACAACAACAACAACAAAAACAACAACAACAAGCTGCTCGTCAAAGACAGCAAAATGCTCAACAAGCTGGTCAATCTTACGGAACTGAATTTGCTAGCGAAACTAACGCTCAACAAGTTCAACAACAAAACCAACAATCTCAACAACGTAAGAACCAACAGTAG
- a CDS encoding DUF402 domain-containing protein: protein MSFPATGSIINIQSYKHNGYLHRNWEDTVILKGTPSQVICGNDRILVTESDGRQWRTREPAICYFNSKQWFNVIGMLREDGIYYYCNLGSPFMWDKEALKYIDYDLDIKVFPDGTYILLDEDEYELHKKMMRYPSQLDAIIKQNLQDLILMITQKKGPFEPGFVEQWYERYLEFR, encoded by the coding sequence ATGAGTTTTCCTGCAACCGGAAGTATAATCAATATTCAAAGCTATAAGCATAATGGATATCTTCACAGGAACTGGGAAGATACAGTTATCCTTAAAGGCACTCCAAGTCAGGTCATCTGTGGCAATGACCGAATTTTAGTAACAGAATCTGATGGCAGGCAATGGCGTACGAGAGAGCCTGCAATCTGTTATTTTAATTCGAAGCAATGGTTTAACGTAATTGGCATGTTAAGAGAAGACGGTATTTATTATTATTGTAATTTAGGCTCCCCATTTATGTGGGACAAGGAAGCATTAAAATACATTGATTATGACCTGGATATTAAGGTGTTTCCAGATGGTACTTATATCTTACTTGATGAGGATGAATATGAACTTCATAAAAAAATGATGCGGTATCCAAGTCAGCTGGATGCCATCATTAAGCAAAATTTGCAAGATTTAATTTTAATGATTACGCAAAAAAAGGGACCATTCGAACCTGGGTTCGTTGAACAATGGTACGAAAGATATTTAGAATTCCGTTAA
- a CDS encoding SDR family oxidoreductase has translation MNLELNGKAVLVTGGSKGIGKAIAYAFLDEGAKVGIVGRNEDDLRAAQKEGIEIFAGDVTDANDRERIIKDFLGKFETIDILVNNAGGSNGSAVMETSMELFEEAMHLNFLSAVDLSKRAAEVMIGNEANGSIINISSIFGRESGGKPTYNASKAALISFTKSFGDEMIKNGIRVNGIAPGSILHETGNWKKRLEQDPDTINAFVDEHISAGRFGTVEEVANVAVFLTSKKASWVVGSTLNVDGGQSYSNF, from the coding sequence ATGAACTTAGAGTTGAATGGAAAAGCCGTTCTTGTTACTGGCGGTTCAAAAGGCATTGGAAAAGCGATCGCTTATGCTTTCCTGGATGAAGGAGCCAAAGTGGGGATCGTCGGCAGGAATGAAGATGACTTGCGAGCAGCACAAAAAGAAGGCATCGAAATCTTTGCAGGTGATGTAACGGATGCAAATGACCGCGAACGTATCATAAAAGATTTTTTAGGGAAGTTTGAAACGATAGATATTTTAGTAAATAATGCAGGCGGCAGCAACGGTTCTGCTGTTATGGAAACAAGTATGGAGCTATTTGAAGAAGCAATGCACTTAAATTTCCTATCAGCAGTTGATCTTAGTAAAAGAGCTGCAGAAGTTATGATTGGAAATGAAGCTAACGGATCAATCATTAATATCTCATCCATTTTCGGCCGGGAGTCTGGCGGAAAACCAACTTACAATGCAAGTAAAGCTGCACTCATTTCTTTTACGAAATCATTTGGTGACGAAATGATCAAAAACGGAATCAGAGTAAACGGAATTGCCCCTGGGTCCATTTTGCATGAAACCGGTAACTGGAAAAAAAGATTGGAACAAGATCCAGATACGATCAATGCGTTTGTGGATGAGCATATTTCTGCAGGGCGATTTGGAACGGTAGAAGAAGTAGCGAATGTCGCTGTGTTTTTAACATCTAAAAAGGCTTCATGGGTCGTCGGAAGCACCTTGAACGTCGATGGCGGACAATCCTATAGTAATTTTTAA
- a CDS encoding ABC transporter permease has product MFAYTIRRLAALVPVLLGMTFIVFMMIRAIPGNPAQLILGQQATKDAVAALTHRLGLDQPWYTQFINYLKGLFTGDLGISLKTNIPISEEVWPYLAATIELALVAMIIAIVIGVNAGIVSAWFQNSWFDYVAMVVALIGISMPIFWLGLMEQYVFSIHFDLLPTTGRENIRVPVDPITHLYLIDTLLQGRMDQFADVIRHLILPGVALGTIPMAIIARMTRSSMLEVMRSDYIRTARAKGMKMFWVVYKHSLKNALIPVVTVIGLQTGLLLGGAILTETIFGWPGIGTYIYDAISYRDYPVIQSGILVVATIFVLINLLVDLLYAAIDPRIKFK; this is encoded by the coding sequence ATGTTTGCCTATACCATCAGACGGTTAGCAGCACTTGTCCCAGTACTTTTAGGGATGACATTTATAGTTTTTATGATGATTCGTGCTATCCCGGGGAATCCAGCACAATTAATTTTAGGACAGCAGGCCACAAAAGATGCGGTTGCAGCTTTAACTCATCGACTTGGTTTAGATCAGCCATGGTATACACAATTCATTAATTATTTAAAAGGTCTATTTACTGGAGACCTAGGTATTTCTCTTAAAACGAATATACCGATTTCAGAAGAAGTTTGGCCGTACTTAGCTGCAACTATTGAATTAGCACTTGTGGCGATGATCATCGCTATTGTAATTGGTGTTAATGCGGGTATCGTTTCAGCATGGTTCCAAAACTCTTGGTTCGACTATGTGGCAATGGTAGTTGCACTAATCGGAATATCAATGCCGATTTTCTGGTTAGGTTTGATGGAACAATATGTGTTCTCGATTCATTTTGATCTTCTGCCTACTACAGGGCGGGAAAATATCCGGGTTCCGGTTGATCCCATCACGCACTTATATTTAATTGATACACTGCTGCAAGGCAGAATGGATCAGTTCGCAGATGTAATTCGCCACCTTATTCTCCCAGGTGTTGCACTTGGTACGATTCCAATGGCTATTATCGCGAGAATGACGCGTTCAAGCATGCTTGAAGTGATGCGTTCTGACTATATTCGAACTGCTAGAGCAAAAGGTATGAAAATGTTCTGGGTTGTGTACAAGCACTCATTAAAAAATGCACTTATTCCGGTCGTAACGGTTATTGGATTACAGACAGGCCTTCTATTGGGCGGGGCGATTCTTACGGAAACGATCTTCGGCTGGCCTGGAATTGGAACATACATTTACGATGCTATTTCATATCGGGATTATCCAGTTATTCAGTCCGGAATCCTTGTGGTAGCAACTATATTCGTACTCATTAATCTACTCGTTGACTTGCTGTATGCAGCAATTGATCCGAGAATTAAATTTAAGTAG
- a CDS encoding ABC transporter permease, which produces MSELARSTPPVVPQHVVVPVEDKVVSPWKDAWRSFKKNKIALVGLSIVAMFILIAILAPVLAPYNYSDVELGDKHIAPNAAHWFGTDEFGRDILSRIIYGARISLWVGFFSVAGSVIVGSTLGIIAGFYGKWVDGIISRIFDILLAFPSILLAIAVVSVLGPSLKNALIAIAIINVPTFGRLLRSRVLSVKEEEYITAARAIGMSDTRILVHHILPNSLAPIIVQGTLAIATAIIEAAALGFLGMGAQPPTPEWGKMLADSKDFILQAPWTVLFPGLAIMLTVLGFNLMGDGLRDALDPRMKS; this is translated from the coding sequence ATGTCAGAACTAGCTAGATCAACACCTCCCGTAGTTCCTCAGCATGTTGTGGTACCAGTAGAAGATAAAGTTGTCTCTCCTTGGAAAGATGCGTGGAGAAGTTTTAAAAAGAATAAAATTGCACTAGTCGGTCTATCGATTGTTGCTATGTTTATATTAATTGCGATTTTGGCACCTGTGCTAGCTCCATATAATTATAGTGACGTTGAATTAGGAGATAAGCATATTGCGCCAAATGCTGCACATTGGTTTGGCACAGATGAGTTTGGCCGTGATATTTTAAGCAGAATTATTTACGGGGCACGAATTTCCTTGTGGGTTGGTTTTTTCTCTGTAGCGGGGTCGGTTATCGTCGGTTCTACACTAGGAATAATAGCAGGGTTTTATGGAAAATGGGTGGATGGCATCATTTCACGCATCTTTGATATTTTGCTTGCTTTCCCAAGTATTTTACTAGCTATCGCAGTTGTATCGGTTCTTGGACCTTCTTTGAAAAATGCGCTTATCGCGATTGCGATTATTAACGTACCGACGTTCGGACGTCTGCTTCGTTCGAGAGTACTTAGCGTAAAAGAAGAAGAGTATATCACTGCTGCGAGAGCAATCGGTATGAGCGATACTCGAATTCTCGTTCATCATATTTTACCGAACAGTCTCGCGCCGATTATTGTTCAAGGAACACTTGCAATTGCAACGGCGATTATTGAAGCAGCAGCTCTTGGATTCCTGGGAATGGGTGCACAGCCGCCTACACCAGAGTGGGGTAAGATGCTTGCTGATTCTAAAGACTTTATCCTTCAAGCGCCTTGGACAGTATTGTTCCCGGGACTTGCGATCATGCTGACCGTACTTGGATTCAACCTGATGGGGGACGGATTGCGGGATGCACTGGATCCACGGATGAAGAGCTAA
- a CDS encoding dipeptide ABC transporter ATP-binding protein produces MSQTQPLVKVENLKMHFPIKGGVLSKQIGEVKAVDGISFFINKGETLGLVGESGCGKSTTGRMLLRLLEPTEGNIYFEGEDITKLSTSEMRKKRREMQMVFQDPFASLNPRHTVEKILEEPLIVHGVKNKAERKKRVKELLEVVGLSSWHAKRYPHQFSGGQRQRIGIARALAVNPKLIIADEPVSALDVSIQSQVLNLLQDLQKEFDLTYLFIAHDLGVVRHISDRVGVMYLGHIVELADSEKLYDNPKHPYTQALLSAVPVPDVEHKKDRVILQGDVPSPSNPPKGCPFHTRCPQAMDHCASVKPVLKEVAEGHYASCHLYE; encoded by the coding sequence ATGAGTCAGACGCAGCCATTAGTTAAAGTAGAAAATTTAAAGATGCACTTCCCGATAAAGGGCGGGGTGCTCAGTAAACAAATCGGCGAAGTAAAAGCGGTTGATGGGATTTCCTTTTTTATTAACAAAGGAGAAACGCTTGGACTTGTAGGTGAAAGCGGATGCGGAAAATCTACAACAGGCCGGATGCTGCTGAGACTTTTAGAACCGACAGAAGGAAATATCTATTTCGAGGGCGAAGATATTACAAAATTATCCACGAGTGAAATGAGAAAGAAGCGCCGGGAAATGCAAATGGTGTTTCAAGATCCTTTTGCTTCCTTGAACCCTCGTCATACTGTTGAGAAAATATTAGAAGAACCTTTAATCGTTCATGGTGTGAAAAATAAAGCAGAGCGAAAGAAGCGGGTAAAAGAACTGCTGGAGGTAGTTGGACTTAGCAGCTGGCACGCAAAACGCTATCCTCACCAGTTTTCTGGGGGACAGCGTCAACGAATAGGGATTGCGAGAGCACTTGCTGTGAATCCGAAGCTGATTATTGCGGACGAGCCAGTATCAGCATTGGATGTATCCATTCAATCTCAAGTATTAAATCTTTTACAAGACTTACAGAAAGAATTCGATCTTACCTATTTGTTTATCGCACATGATTTAGGAGTTGTGCGGCATATAAGCGACAGAGTTGGTGTTATGTATTTAGGTCATATCGTGGAGCTTGCAGATAGCGAAAAGCTTTATGACAATCCGAAACATCCATACACTCAAGCATTATTGTCTGCAGTTCCTGTTCCAGACGTTGAACATAAAAAGGATCGTGTCATTCTGCAAGGTGATGTACCTAGTCCTTCGAATCCGCCAAAGGGATGTCCTTTCCATACGAGATGCCCGCAGGCTATGGATCATTGTGCATCTGTTAAACCGGTATTAAAGGAAGTTGCTGAAGGCCACTACGCATCATGCCATTTATACGAATAA
- a CDS encoding nuclease-related domain-containing protein, protein MYFIKICSNIKFTVKLKTKGDVFIKKQRKTPIFIIKLSALANRLPLAHLKKQEILEDLRNYKSGFKGEQSLDFFYRYLPKDQFQLLHGIRIEYDDYHFQMDSLIVTPSFILNLEIKNWGGNIYFDDRFSQVIRTLDGMQQSFTNPIEQVKRQNYHLSQLLHQHKFPSIPVEHLVIMTNPNVIIEASPSYIEAYKRVIKSHVLQKKFQEFTHLYETPIFSSKQTKKFIKLLNKLHCEYNPDVCEKYQITKDELITGVLCPSCDQTVMNYVKGTWWCSICSFKSKTAHINALKDYALLISPIITNQECRDFLHLDSRSKTNHLLYALNLPSTGSTKSRQYDLEPLFIHK, encoded by the coding sequence TTGTATTTTATAAAAATATGCAGCAATATTAAGTTCACCGTTAAACTAAAAACGAAAGGAGATGTTTTTATAAAAAAACAGCGAAAAACACCAATATTTATTATTAAATTGTCTGCTTTAGCTAATAGACTGCCTTTAGCTCATCTCAAAAAGCAAGAAATTCTAGAAGATTTACGTAATTACAAATCTGGATTTAAAGGGGAGCAATCATTAGATTTTTTTTATCGATATTTACCTAAAGATCAGTTTCAGCTTCTACACGGGATAAGAATCGAATATGACGATTATCACTTTCAAATGGATTCGCTCATAGTTACTCCTTCATTTATTTTGAATCTTGAAATTAAAAACTGGGGTGGCAACATTTACTTCGATGACCGCTTTTCACAAGTGATACGAACATTAGATGGAATGCAGCAATCTTTCACAAATCCTATTGAGCAGGTTAAACGCCAAAATTACCATCTCTCACAACTTTTACATCAGCATAAGTTTCCGTCCATCCCCGTTGAACACCTCGTTATAATGACTAATCCAAATGTAATTATAGAAGCTTCTCCTTCTTATATAGAAGCATACAAAAGAGTAATAAAAAGTCATGTGCTTCAAAAAAAATTTCAAGAATTCACTCATTTATATGAAACCCCTATCTTTTCTTCAAAACAAACTAAAAAATTCATTAAATTACTTAACAAACTTCATTGTGAATATAATCCAGATGTATGTGAAAAATATCAAATCACCAAAGATGAATTAATCACTGGTGTCCTTTGTCCAAGTTGTGATCAAACTGTAATGAATTATGTTAAAGGTACTTGGTGGTGTTCTATTTGCAGTTTTAAGTCAAAAACAGCACATATAAATGCTTTAAAAGATTACGCTCTCTTAATCTCTCCGATAATCACAAATCAGGAATGCAGGGATTTCTTACACTTGGATTCCAGGAGTAAAACAAATCATCTCCTTTACGCTCTTAACCTCCCGTCAACTGGCTCTACTAAATCACGTCAATATGATCTTGAGCCACTTTTCATACACAAATAA
- a CDS encoding ABC transporter substrate-binding protein: protein MKKSLLTLFALMLALSLALAGCSSSKSGKGGDEKADPNNVMIYGRGGDSVALDPAIVTDGESFIVTEQIYEPLVNYAKDSMEIVPGLAKKWDISEDGLTYTFELQEGVKFHDGEKFNADAVVKNFDRWAQSKDGEKFAYYGSMFGGFEGDPGHVIKDVKADGENKVVFTLSKPQAPFLKNIAMSPFAIASPKSLDGDKLSKNPVGTGPFKFKSWKPNDTIVLEKNSDYWDKDLPKLDGVTFKVIKDNSSRLNALTKGEIDLMDGLNPSDMKSVSGNNKLQLFERPSMNVGYLGFNVEKAPFDKKEVRQAISHLIDKQAIIDNFYEGTAEPAKNPMPPSIAGYNDDIQDYGYDEAKAKELLKSVGLEKGFTMDLWAMPVSRPYMPNGQKVAEAIQAKLAKVNIKANIVTFEWGTYLEKVQKGEAPMFMLGWTGDNGDADNFLYTLLDKDTIDSNNYSRYANEDVHKLLLEAQTTADEDKRAELYKQAQVIIHEDAPWVPLVHSKPQLAGASKIKGFVPHPTGSQSFADTYFE from the coding sequence ATGAAGAAAAGTTTATTAACATTATTTGCTTTAATGCTTGCTTTATCTCTTGCTTTAGCTGGATGTAGTTCAAGTAAAAGCGGCAAAGGCGGAGACGAAAAAGCAGATCCAAACAATGTAATGATTTATGGGCGCGGCGGGGATTCAGTTGCACTTGATCCTGCTATTGTTACTGATGGAGAATCTTTCATCGTAACTGAACAAATCTATGAGCCGCTTGTAAACTACGCAAAAGACAGCATGGAAATCGTGCCTGGTCTTGCGAAAAAGTGGGATATCTCAGAAGATGGTTTGACTTACACGTTTGAACTTCAAGAAGGCGTTAAATTCCATGATGGAGAAAAATTCAACGCTGATGCAGTCGTAAAGAACTTTGACCGTTGGGCACAAAGTAAAGATGGGGAAAAATTCGCTTACTACGGTTCTATGTTCGGCGGATTTGAAGGAGACCCAGGTCACGTAATTAAAGATGTGAAAGCTGATGGCGAGAACAAAGTTGTATTCACTTTGAGCAAGCCGCAAGCTCCATTCTTAAAGAACATCGCAATGAGCCCGTTCGCAATCGCGAGCCCGAAATCATTGGATGGTGATAAGTTAAGTAAAAATCCAGTTGGTACTGGACCTTTCAAATTCAAGAGCTGGAAACCAAACGATACAATCGTTTTAGAAAAGAACAGCGATTACTGGGATAAAGATCTTCCTAAGCTTGATGGGGTAACTTTCAAAGTAATTAAAGATAACTCTTCTCGTCTTAATGCTTTAACTAAAGGTGAGATCGATTTAATGGATGGTCTAAATCCATCTGATATGAAATCTGTTTCTGGAAACAACAAGCTTCAATTGTTCGAACGTCCTTCAATGAACGTTGGTTACCTAGGATTTAACGTTGAAAAAGCGCCGTTTGATAAAAAAGAAGTTCGTCAGGCGATCAGCCACTTGATCGACAAGCAAGCGATCATCGACAACTTCTATGAAGGAACTGCAGAGCCGGCTAAAAACCCAATGCCTCCTTCAATCGCTGGATACAATGATGACATTCAAGATTATGGGTATGACGAAGCAAAAGCAAAAGAACTTTTAAAGAGCGTTGGTTTAGAAAAAGGATTTACGATGGATCTATGGGCAATGCCAGTATCACGTCCATACATGCCAAATGGCCAAAAAGTTGCTGAAGCAATCCAGGCAAAACTTGCAAAAGTTAACATCAAGGCTAATATCGTAACGTTTGAGTGGGGTACGTACCTTGAAAAAGTTCAAAAAGGTGAAGCACCAATGTTCATGCTAGGCTGGACTGGTGATAACGGAGATGCGGATAACTTCCTTTATACGCTTCTTGATAAAGACACAATCGACTCTAATAACTACTCTCGTTATGCAAACGAAGATGTTCACAAGCTGCTTCTTGAAGCTCAAACTACAGCTGACGAAGACAAGCGTGCTGAACTTTATAAACAAGCTCAAGTAATCATTCATGAAGACGCACCGTGGGTACCGCTTGTTCACTCTAAGCCACAGTTAGCTGGAGCGAGCAAAATTAAAGGATTTGTTCCACATCCTACAGGTTCTCAGTCTTTCGCGGACACATATTTCGAATAA
- a CDS encoding ABC transporter ATP-binding protein — MGNPVLEVKNLRTSFLTDDGEIPAVDGVDFHVNPGEVLGIVGESGCGKSVTSLSVMGLVPTPPGKIEGEILFKGENLASAPEKRMRQIRGNEIGMIFQEPMTSLNPVFTIGDQLIEALRIHRKWSKKEAWGKAVEMLKLVGLPRADELVREYPHQLSGGMRQRVMIAMAMICEPELLIADEPTTALDVTIQAQILDLMKRLNKETDTAIMMITHDLGVVAEMCERVVVMYSGKVVEEGDVKTIFQNPKHPYTVGLIKSVPDMREKVGRLYSIPGNVPKPGTIQTGCSFAPRCEHAGTRCISETPQLKTHDGNHQVRCWLYEDEKGVELHESDAAIS, encoded by the coding sequence ATGGGGAACCCTGTTTTAGAAGTAAAGAACTTAAGAACTTCTTTTTTGACAGATGATGGAGAAATCCCAGCTGTAGACGGAGTAGATTTTCATGTCAATCCTGGCGAAGTGCTGGGCATTGTAGGAGAATCGGGCTGTGGTAAAAGCGTGACTTCTTTATCTGTAATGGGACTTGTACCTACCCCGCCTGGGAAAATCGAAGGAGAAATCCTTTTTAAGGGTGAAAATCTTGCTTCGGCACCAGAAAAGAGAATGCGGCAAATACGAGGCAATGAAATCGGAATGATATTTCAAGAGCCTATGACAAGTCTGAATCCAGTTTTTACAATTGGGGATCAGCTTATCGAAGCGTTACGCATACATAGAAAATGGTCAAAAAAAGAAGCATGGGGAAAAGCGGTCGAAATGCTTAAACTCGTAGGTCTTCCAAGGGCAGATGAGCTAGTTAGGGAATATCCGCATCAACTATCAGGTGGTATGCGACAGCGTGTCATGATTGCCATGGCGATGATTTGCGAACCAGAGCTTCTCATTGCGGACGAGCCTACTACTGCACTTGATGTGACGATTCAGGCTCAAATTTTGGATCTTATGAAACGATTAAACAAAGAAACAGATACAGCGATCATGATGATTACACACGATTTAGGTGTTGTTGCTGAAATGTGTGAACGTGTTGTTGTTATGTACTCAGGAAAAGTGGTGGAAGAGGGAGATGTGAAAACGATCTTCCAGAATCCGAAACACCCTTATACAGTAGGACTGATCAAATCTGTTCCAGATATGAGAGAGAAGGTTGGAAGACTTTACTCGATCCCTGGGAACGTTCCGAAACCGGGTACGATTCAAACAGGCTGTTCGTTTGCTCCACGGTGTGAACACGCAGGTACGAGATGTATCTCAGAAACTCCTCAACTCAAAACTCATGATGGCAATCATCAAGTGAGATGCTGGCTATATGAGGATGAGAAAGGAGTGGAACTGCATGAGTCAGACGCAGCCATTAGTTAA
- a CDS encoding ABC transporter ATP-binding protein has translation MKRYLTFVKPYKWQIFWTILIGLAKFGIPLLTPLILKYVVDDIIQTNLPMDEKMTKLLWLMGGAAVVFVVLRPPIEYWRQYYAQWVGSKVLYDIRDKMFDHIQRLSLRFYSNNKSGEIISRVINDVEQTKTFVITGLMNVWLDMATIIIAVAIMFSMDFWLTIAALSMLPVYAFSVKYFYARLRQLTKDRSQALAEVQGHLHERVQGMSVIRSFALEDYEQAQFDKRNTNFLNRAMDHTKWNAKTFSIVNTVTDVAPLLVIGFAAYQGIKGDLSIGALVAFVAYMDRLYNPLRRLVNSSTTLTQSVASMDRMFEFLDEKYDIEDSPGAAPLKNVHGAIDFQNVSFTYNDEEEEVLHNISLSVRPGETIALVGMSGGGKSSLISLIPRFYDVTEGSILLDGTDIRTYQMRTLRDNIGMVLQDNILFSESVRANILMGNPEASDKEVIQAAKAANAHEFIMNLPEGYDTKIGERGVKLSGGQKQRVAISRVFLKNPPILILDEATSALDLESEHLIQEALEKLAKDRTTFIVAHRLSTITHADRIVVIEHGRITEVGKHKELMEKQGAYHDLFTFQQFT, from the coding sequence ATGAAGCGTTACCTTACTTTTGTAAAACCATATAAGTGGCAGATTTTTTGGACGATCTTAATCGGCCTTGCTAAGTTTGGAATTCCATTACTTACGCCGCTTATTTTAAAATATGTAGTGGATGACATTATTCAAACGAATTTGCCGATGGATGAAAAAATGACAAAGCTTCTTTGGTTAATGGGAGGAGCTGCTGTTGTTTTTGTTGTTTTAAGGCCGCCGATCGAATATTGGAGACAGTATTATGCTCAGTGGGTTGGAAGCAAAGTTTTATACGACATTCGAGATAAAATGTTTGATCATATACAGCGGTTGAGCCTTCGTTTTTATTCGAACAACAAATCAGGAGAAATTATTTCGCGTGTTATTAATGATGTTGAACAGACTAAGACATTTGTCATTACAGGACTGATGAATGTTTGGCTGGACATGGCGACAATTATAATCGCTGTCGCCATCATGTTCTCGATGGATTTTTGGCTGACAATAGCAGCATTATCAATGCTTCCGGTCTATGCGTTTTCAGTGAAATATTTTTATGCACGGCTTCGTCAATTAACGAAGGACCGTTCCCAAGCGTTAGCGGAGGTTCAAGGGCATTTGCATGAACGGGTTCAAGGAATGTCTGTTATTCGAAGTTTTGCGCTTGAGGATTATGAACAAGCTCAATTTGATAAGCGAAACACGAATTTTTTAAATCGGGCGATGGATCATACGAAGTGGAACGCGAAAACTTTTTCAATCGTCAACACTGTAACGGATGTTGCTCCCCTGCTCGTTATCGGATTCGCTGCTTATCAGGGAATTAAAGGAGATCTTTCAATCGGAGCGCTTGTTGCTTTTGTTGCCTATATGGACAGGCTTTATAATCCGCTTAGAAGGCTTGTGAATTCTTCAACAACCCTTACACAATCCGTTGCTTCAATGGACAGAATGTTTGAATTTTTAGACGAGAAATATGATATTGAGGATTCACCGGGAGCTGCACCGCTTAAAAATGTACACGGAGCAATCGATTTCCAAAATGTATCTTTTACTTATAATGATGAAGAAGAGGAAGTGCTTCACAATATTTCTTTATCTGTGCGGCCAGGGGAAACGATTGCGCTTGTTGGAATGAGCGGTGGAGGCAAATCTTCATTAATTAGTTTGATACCTAGATTTTACGATGTAACGGAAGGGAGCATCCTTCTCGACGGAACGGATATCCGTACGTATCAGATGAGAACGCTTCGTGATAATATCGGAATGGTGCTTCAAGATAATATTCTTTTCAGTGAATCTGTCCGTGCAAATATTTTAATGGGGAACCCTGAAGCTTCAGATAAAGAGGTTATTCAAGCTGCTAAAGCCGCAAATGCACATGAATTTATTATGAATCTTCCTGAAGGATATGACACGAAAATAGGTGAACGTGGAGTGAAATTATCAGGCGGACAAAAGCAGCGTGTAGCGATCTCCAGAGTTTTCTTGAAGAATCCGCCGATTTTAATTTTAGACGAAGCAACTTCTGCACTTGATCTTGAAAGTGAACATCTCATTCAAGAAGCGCTTGAAAAATTAGCAAAAGATCGAACAACTTTCATTGTTGCTCATCGTTTGTCAACAATCACGCATGCCGACCGCATTGTTGTAATTGAACACGGAAGGATCACAGAAGTCGGAAAACATAAAGAACTAATGGAAAAACAAGGAGCATATCACGACTTGTTTACATTCCAGCAATTTACTTAA